From Nymphalis io chromosome 12, ilAglIoxx1.1, whole genome shotgun sequence, a single genomic window includes:
- the LOC126772421 gene encoding UDP-N-acetylglucosamine transferase subunit ALG13 homolog has product MQPEYKKCFVTVGTTRFDLLCKFIQSSPVLLALRKMGCKNITVQIGNSDVEPGDFEKDGIKLHLYRFKNSLKADMTNADLIISHAGAGSCLEALDLNKPLLVVVNEDLMNNHQLELADQLHVDKHLYYCTCDTLATTLETVDFSWLSPMSKPSPHAFVKYINSVFKVMEHS; this is encoded by the coding sequence ATGCAACCGGagtacaaaaaatgttttgtgaCAGTCGGAACGACACGTTTCGACCTCTTATGCAAATTCATCCAATCATCACCCGTACTTCTCGCTCTAAGAAAAATGGGATGCAAGAATATTACGGTTCAAATAGGAAACAGTGACGTTGAACCGGGTGATTTTGAGAAAGACGGTATAAAATTACAtctttatagatttaaaaactCACTAAAAGCCGATATGACAAACGCTGATTTAATAATAAGTCATGCAGGAGCAGGAAGTTGTTTAGAGGCTTTGGACTTAAACAAACCCCTATTAGTCGTTGTAAATGAAGATTTAATGAATAATCATCAATTAGAACTGGCAGATCAACTGCATGTTGATAAACATCTTTACTACTGCACATGTGACACTTTAGCGACCACACTTGAGACTGTGGACTTCAGCTGGTTGTCACCAATGTCAAAACCAAGCCCTCATGcttttgtgaaatatataaacagtGTTTTTAAGGTTATGGAACAttcataa